One window of the Eucalyptus grandis isolate ANBG69807.140 chromosome 8, ASM1654582v1, whole genome shotgun sequence genome contains the following:
- the LOC104416154 gene encoding caffeic acid 3-O-methyltransferase: MSSEEAPAITISHEDEDMLKAFEIPSMVFVPMVLKGALELGILELLAKCGQLSPLDIAARLSIDNPATATPDMINRLLRLLASYSILSCTLVEDKGGPPQRLYGLGPRSKFFLDNNGASAAPTHVLGQDKTLLESWHCLKDAVKEGGAEPFTRRHGMNLFDYMGRDPRFNDLFNKSMTSLSAINMPKIAQHYSGFSKAKTVVDLGGGVGETLKIILSKNPHIRGINYDLPHVIATAPPIPGITHVGGDILKAVPKADVHFLKWVLHCGDDEFCVKVLKNCWEALPPTGKVVIVDEVTPEYPGTDDVSQTTFLMDLSMLRTTPGGRTRTQRELADLARASGFHAPKYVLRVYSLWLIELHKKM, encoded by the exons atgagTTCGGAAGAAGCCCCAGCCATTACAATTTCCCATGAAGATGAAGACATGTTGAAAGCCTTTGAGATCCCCTCAATGGTTTTTGTTCCCATGGTCTTGAAAGGAGCCCTTGAGCTGGGAATTCTTGAATTGCTGGCCAAGTGTGGCCAGCTCTCTCCATTGGACATTGCGGCCCGGCTCTCCATCGACAACCCGGCCACGGCCACGCCCGACATGATCAACCGGCTGCTGCGGCTCCTCGCGAGTTACTCCATCTTATCGTGCACTCTCGTGGAGGATAAAGGCGGCCCCCCCCAGAGGCTCTACGGCCTCGGGCCTCGGAGCAAGTTCTTTTTGGACAACAATGGAGCTTCTGCTGCACCAACTCATGTGCTGGGCCAAGACAAGACTCTCCTGGAAAGCTG GCACTGCCTTAAAGATGCAGTTAAGGAAGGAGGGGCAGAACCTTTCACCCGCAGGCACGGCATGAACCTGTTCGATTACATGGGCCGAGACCCGAGATTCAACGACCTGTTCAACAAGTCGATGACGAGCTTGTCGGCGATTAACATGCCCAAGATCGCTCAGCATTATAGCGGGTTTTCAAAGGCGAAGACGGTCGTCGATCTGGGCGGTGGCGTCGGCGAGACCCTGAAAATCATCCTCTCCAAGAACCCCCACATCCGCGGCATCAACTACGACTTGCCTCATGTGATCGCAACTGCTCCTCCCATTCCTG GTATTACGCATGTTGGAGGAGACATTCTAAAGGCCGTCCCTAAAGCAGATGTCCATTTCCTGAag TGGGTTCTCCATTGCGGGGATGATGAGTTCTGCGTGAAGGTGCTCAAGAATTGCTGGGAGGCATTGCCGCCGACGGGGAAAGTGGTGATCGTGGATGAGGTGACCCCGGAGTATCCTGGGACCGACGATGTCTCACAGACCACGTTCTTGATGGACTTGAGCATGCTGAGGACAACCCCCGGTGGGAGAACCCGGACGCAAAGGGAACTCGCGGACCTTGCCCGCGCCTCGGGGTTCCATGCCCCGAAATACGTTCTGCGCGTGTACAGCCTGTGGTTGATTGAGCTTCACAAGAAGATGTGA
- the LOC120286470 gene encoding caffeic acid 3-O-methyltransferase-like codes for MSLDETLAVTTAQEDEEYLFAFKQNMISCVPLVLKATIELGILKLLFESTAQLSPTQIASRLSIKNPNAGGTIDRILRLLASFSFLSCTLTQDKAGRPERMYGLGPLNKYYVSEEGTSMAPWLLLLFDEVSLRSWFYLKDAVIQGEGDPFKLANDATLFDYIGTDPRYNNHFNNAMKCTSTIFMGKIMDNYHGFENAKTVVDIGGGVGDCLKLILSKHPHLRGINFDLPHVVKNGLSYPGLEHGGGSFVDDPIPKGDILLAKWQFHSFTDEFVIQLLKKCWNALPASGKVVIIDPVSPEYPGTDLVTRATFTSDMVMLALPPGGKDRTLREVEVVARAAGFSSPKVGCQVLNMWALELYKTA; via the exons ATGAGTTTGGACGAAACCCTAGCGGTCACCACCGCCCAAGAAGACGAAGAGTACTTGTTCGCTTTCAAACAAAATATGATCTCGTGCGTTCCACTGGTCCTGAAGGCCACCATCGAGCTCGGCATCCTCAAGCTCTTGTTTGAGAGCACTGCTCAGCTCTCGCCCACCCAGATTGCGTCCCGCCTCTCCATCAAGAACCCCAATGCCGGTGGCACCATCGACCGCATCCTGCGTTTGCTCGCCAGCTTCTCTTTCCTATCGTGCACCCTCACGCAGGACAAAGCCGGACGGCCTGAGAGGATGTACGGCCTGGGCCCCTTGAACAAGTACTACGTGAGCGAGGAAGGCACTAGCATGGCGCCATGGTTGCTTTTACTCTTTGACGAGGTTTCCTTGAGATCGTG GTTTTACTTAAAAGATGCAGTGATTCAGGGAGAAGGCGACCCTTTCAAGCTGGCGAACGACGCGACCCTCTTCGACTACATCGGGACAGACCCGAGGTACAACAACCACTTCAACAATGCGATGAAGTGTACGTCTACCATTTTCATGGGCAAAATCATGGACAATTACCACGGATTCGAGAATGCTAAAACAGTCGTCGACATTGGCGGTGGTGTTGGCGACTGCCTTAAGCTTATACTCTCCAAGCACCCCCACCTCCGGGGCATAAACTTCGACCTACCCCATGTTGTCAAAAATGGGCTTTCTTATCCTG GTTTGGAGCATGGAGGAGGGAGCTTTGTGGATGATCCCATCCCAAAAGGAGACATCCTCTTAGCGAAG TGGCAATTCCATAGTTTCACGGACGAGTTCGTCATACAGCTCCTGAAGAAATGCTGGAACGCGTTGCCGGCATCGGGCAAGGTGGTGATCATAGACCCAGTCAGCCCGGAATACCCAGGGACGGATCTAGTGACTCGGGCCACCTTCACTTCCGACATGGTCATGCTGGCCTTGCCTCCTGGAGGGAAAGATCGGACGCTGAGGGAAGTCGAGGTCGTGGCCCGCGCGGCCGGGTTCAGCTCTCCGAAAGTGGGCTGCCAGGTCCTCAACATGTGGGCGCTCGAGCTATATAAAACCGCCTAA